A single region of the Candidatus Omnitrophota bacterium genome encodes:
- a CDS encoding HU family DNA-binding protein, giving the protein MNKIDIIEAVSGVTCAKSEANDAVNKVFEVITEALRRKEKVVVQNFGSFHVRLKKPYDARNPRTGEKVHVPPRNVVKFTISPGVFNEGGEK; this is encoded by the coding sequence ATGAATAAAATAGATATAATAGAAGCCGTCAGCGGTGTGACCTGCGCGAAAAGCGAAGCCAATGACGCTGTAAACAAAGTTTTTGAGGTGATAACGGAAGCGCTCCGCCGCAAGGAAAAAGTCGTGGTGCAGAATTTCGGTTCTTTCCATGTGCGACTGAAAAAACCATATGACGCGCGCAATCCGCGGACGGGAGAAAAGGTGCATGTGCCTCCGAGAAATGTCGTGAAATTCACGATTTCTCCCGGAGTTTTTAATGAAGGCGGAGAAAAATGA
- a CDS encoding MerR family transcriptional regulator: MHIPGKKYFTIKETSAITKVHAHVLRYWEKEFQLLKPVRRESGQRRYTASHIHMIEQIKDLLYRKKFTIAGAKKEIVKAKKLNPQIELPMAQNPAAIEMLKKVKSDLKTIFKMLAKD; the protein is encoded by the coding sequence ATGCATATACCCGGAAAGAAATATTTTACGATAAAGGAAACAAGCGCCATAACGAAGGTACATGCGCATGTCCTCAGATATTGGGAAAAAGAATTCCAGCTCCTCAAACCCGTCCGCCGCGAGAGCGGCCAGCGGCGCTATACCGCCAGTCACATACACATGATCGAACAGATCAAGGATCTTCTTTACAGAAAAAAATTCACGATCGCCGGAGCTAAAAAGGAGATCGTTAAAGCCAAAAAACTGAATCCCCAGATCGAGCTGCCGATGGCGCAGAACCCGGCGGCGATAGAGATGCTGAAAAAAGTTAAAAGCGATCTGAAAACCATTTTTAAAATGCTGGCCAAGGATTGA